The window CAGATGAAAAGCGCTTTGATCGGTCTACCTCAATTTGTAGTTTGTTAAGTAGTGATCGTCTGGTTGCGAGCCCGGTCAATACGTCTTCATTTGCAATTTGTTGAAGCCTGATCATGGCGCTGTTTAGGTCACGGGTACGCTTTCTTAGTTCGATGAGTGCCATCGCTTGCCTGGCTAACCCAAGTAGTAATTCCAATTGTTTTTCAGTTAGAGTTTTAGGTTTTGTATCAAGTACGCAGAGTGTTCCGATACGAAATCCTTCTGGAGTAATCAAATTCGCTCCGCTATACATTCCAAATCCGTCTTTGCGAGCCGTTGAATGCATATTGTTTGTTCGCTCGTCTTCTGAAATATCAGGTATGACTAACATTTTGTCTTGCTGAATAGCTCGCGAACAATAACTTTTTGTTCTCGCAGACTCTTGCGGCGCAGAGCCAAACGCTGATTTGTGCCATACCCTATCCTTATCGACGAGTGAGATAAAAGCATATGGAACGTTACATATTTCTGCAGCGACTTTTACTAGTAAAGTAAATTCATCTTCCTCTTGAGTATCTAGTATTTCGTATGCCCTTAATGCTGCGATGCGCGAATTCTCCTTGGACAAGCTATCCGAATTATCAATGCCAGCCATGCTCTCCTCCAAATTTTTAAGCAAAAGATCAACACTAAAAGAAGTAGTAGATGTTTTCAGCAGCCACTCAACCTAAATCGTATTTCCAATACCGCAGGGTCACTATTTATGCCTGAAAACCAGCTTACATCTTTTTGAATTGATTTTGTTGAATCTGTCGGGCATTGAAACGAATACGCTAAATATTGATGCTTAAAATTGAGTGCTGATAGCAATGAGACGAATACGCCAAATGTTGATGCTCACCAGTATTCCAACTCAAATCTTTTCATTCGATACTTCGCTAAGCAATTAAATATCCAATATTTGTCGTCTGTGTGGAAATGCAGGTAGCGACAGGGAGTCGATACAAAAAGATGCAAATTGAAATGGTATTTGATCTTAACCAAAGCAAGTCCTCTGAAAAACAGGGGGGACGTTCTGACGTTATTAGTTTTGCAAATGTGTATATACCGTCGTTATTCTGAGGACCTTTTATGTATACGACTCAAGAGCCAAAGCAGAAGCCAATATCCTCGGCAGCCGAGCTATTCGAGTTCTTAACGTTTCGACTTGGCGGCGAAGAATATGGGATTGATATCCAAACAGTTCAAGAACTACGTGGATATGGAGAGGTAACGCGGATCGCTAACTCACCAAATTACATCAAAGGCGTAATCAATTTGCGGGGAAATATCGTCCCGATCATTGATATGCGTACTAAATTTAATCTCGATGTTGGTGACTATGACCAATTTACCGTAGTAATTATTCTGAATATCGCCGATCAAATGATCGGAATCGTCGTCGATAGTGTGACGGACGTCGTCACACTATCGACCGATCAAATCAAGCCCGCACCAACCGTTGAATCTATGTTGAATACAATTTTTCTTACGGGTCTTGGCATCTTGGAGCAGCGTATGTTGATCTTGGTCGATATTGAAAAATTAATATTGAGTCCGGAATTTGGAGTTGGAGAGCCACTCGCAGCATGAGGTAACTATCTAACTACTCCTTAATTAGAACTAACTTTTAAAGAAGCAAAATGAAGAACATGAAAATTGGCCTTCGCCTTGGCGGAGGATTTGGCGCAGTACTTTTAATGATGGTTATGCTCGCTGCAGTGGGGGTGTTCCAGCTGATTCACATTAGTACTATTGTCGATACGTTGGTGCAGGAAGAGTGGGTCAAGGAGGAACAGGCAAATATTATCAGTTCGAACGCAAACGATAATATGAATTTGACCTTGCAAATGTTTATTACTTCGGACACTGCATCTATGTACCGCATTCAGCAAAACATAGAAAACCATAAAAAAAATATCACTAATGCGCTCGAAATTTTAACTAAATTAGTGAGGCAACCAGTTGCCATGCAGTTGCTATCAAAGCTAAAAGAATCACGAGCGGTTTACGTTGCATCATTTTCAAAAATTAATCAACATCTTATGTCAGGTAAAAAAGACGACGCTCTGATATTGATGGAAGCAGAAATGAATCCTGCTCTAAATGCGTATATGGAGAACATAGCTCAGTTTAAGCAGCTATCTAAAAACATTGTTGACGAGAAAGGCGCAGAAATACGTGCAACGGTCAGCTTCACTGAAAAAGCGATCATTG of the Undibacterium sp. 5I1 genome contains:
- a CDS encoding sensor domain-containing diguanylate cyclase, which translates into the protein MAGIDNSDSLSKENSRIAALRAYEILDTQEEDEFTLLVKVAAEICNVPYAFISLVDKDRVWHKSAFGSAPQESARTKSYCSRAIQQDKMLVIPDISEDERTNNMHSTARKDGFGMYSGANLITPEGFRIGTLCVLDTKPKTLTEKQLELLLGLARQAMALIELRKRTRDLNSAMIRLQQIANEDVLTGLATRRSLLNKLQIEVDRSKRFSSELTVVMVDLDHFKQINDRYDHAMGDAVLREIGSLIRSNVRSVDIAGRYGGEEFCIVLPRTDLVGGLKFAETLRMAMSEKIIKDNGVQIRVTASFGVATSIATNSTNGEELIRAADTALYEAKHLGRNRVVGANGERQSK
- a CDS encoding chemotaxis protein CheW — protein: MYTTQEPKQKPISSAAELFEFLTFRLGGEEYGIDIQTVQELRGYGEVTRIANSPNYIKGVINLRGNIVPIIDMRTKFNLDVGDYDQFTVVIILNIADQMIGIVVDSVTDVVTLSTDQIKPAPTVESMLNTIFLTGLGILEQRMLILVDIEKLILSPEFGVGEPLAA